The Juglans regia cultivar Chandler chromosome 2, Walnut 2.0, whole genome shotgun sequence genome includes a window with the following:
- the LOC109005484 gene encoding adenylosuccinate synthetase 2, chloroplastic-like codes for MGLIFVFVGSALRLSSHSPVVHFSSLNLTILVAMLSKLLEIQLGVAYKHINGTPIKSFLGDLRLLEQLKVEYEVLPEWKSDISSIKNYADLPLAARTAYVQRIEELGVPVHYMGVRPGHSVTFEIEACMLYKLGE; via the exons ATGGGTCTCATCTTCGTCTTCGTGGGTTCTGCTCTTCGTCTGAGCAGCCATTCACCAGTAGTACACTTTTCATCACTAAATCTTACCATATTGGTTGCCATGTTGTCGAAGCTTCTTGAAATTCAGTTGGGGGTTGCATATAAACACATCAATGGTACACCAATTAAATCATTCCTTGGAGATCTTCGTCTTCTTGAGCAATTGAAGGTGGAATATGAGGTATTGCCTGAATGGAAGAGTGATATTTCTTCTATCAAAAACTATGCTGACCTTCCATTGGCTGCACGTACCGCATATGTACAAAGGATAGAAGAACTTGGTGTACCCGTCCATTATATGGGTGTTAGACCTGGAC ATTCTGTGACTTTTGAAATTGAGGCTTGCATGCTTTACAAGCTGGGGGAGTGA
- the LOC118347732 gene encoding putative nuclease HARBI1 — MYSYVSCPLTRSQGCIGAIDGTMIDAVVPTEVREAYRNRHGKVAQNVLCVCDLDMKFTFLYTGWEGSSHDARVFIDALSQGRNAFPMPLDGHYYLVDSAYPCTRGFMPPYPRERYHRSDRQGQRGFRGYKDYFNHRHSCIRNVIERTFGVLKSRFRILRLMPGYKVGRQGDLIIACCTLHNFIRMTSPNDWLFEEWRDMELSPSGRAYSDAAVSGNHPDMTVESARAMAAIRDDIAKRMWEARSGH; from the exons ATGTATTCGTATGTATCATGTCCGCTTACTCGTTCGCAGGGATGCATTGGTGCAATTGATGGGACCATGATCGACGCTGTTGTACCTACAGAGGTGCGTGAGGCATATCGCAACCGGCATGGCAAAGTTGCCCAAAACGTATTGTGTGTATGTGACTTGGACATGAAATTCACATTCCTGTACACTGGTTGGGAGGGGAGCTCGCATGATGCACGTGTATTCATCGATGCATTGTCTCAGGGCCGCAACGCATTTCCAATGCCTCTCGATG GTCATTATTATCTAGTCGATTCGGCGTATCCATGTACTCGAGGATTTATGCCCCCTTACCCTAGAGAGAGATATCATAGAAGTGACCGTCAGGGTCAGCGGGGATTTAGGgggtataaagattattttaatcatcGTCATTCATGTATTCGTAACGTAATAGAACGTACATTTGGGGTCTTGAAATCACGATTTAGAATTCTAAGACTCATGCCTGGTTATAAAGTTGGGAGGCAAGGGGATCTGATCATTGCATGTTGTAcgttacacaattttattagaatgacgAGCCCGAATGACTGGTTGTTCGAGGAGTGGAGAGATATGGAGCTCAGTCCAAGCGGTCGTGCATATAGCGACGCCGCTGTTTCAGGAAATCATCCTGACATGACCGTCGAATCAGCCCGAGCTATGGCTGCAATTAGGGATGACATTGCCAAACGTATGTGGGAAGCTAGGAGTGGTCATTGa